The Gemmatimonadaceae bacterium genome contains the following window.
TCCGCCACGCTGATCTTTGGCGAGACGATGGCCCGTGGCCGACGCGCCAGCGCCTCCACGCGCGCCAACAACTCCTCGAAGGCGAAGGGCTTGGTCACATAGTCGTCCGCGCCGGCGCGCAGCGTCTCGACCTTGGCGTCCACGGCGTCCTGCGCCGTGAGCACCAGCACCGGCTTCTCGAACCCGCGCGCCCGCAGGTTCTTCAGGACCTCCTGGCCCGAGCGGCCCGGAAGCCGAAGGTCCAGCACGATGAGATCGTAGGGCTGCGACTTGGCCAGCTGCTCGCCTTGTTCGCCATCGGCGACCAGGTCCACCGACCATCGCGCCTCCTCCAGCCCGCGCTTCACAAATTGGCCGACCGTCGGGTCGTCCTCGATCACCAGGATCTTCACGCGGCCACCACCGGCAGCGTGACGCGGAACGTGGTGCCCT
Protein-coding sequences here:
- a CDS encoding response regulator transcription factor, with protein sequence MKILVIEDDPTVGQFVKRGLEEARWSVDLVADGEQGEQLAKSQPYDLIVLDLRLPGRSGQEVLKNLRARGFEKPVLVLTAQDAVDAKVETLRAGADDYVTKPFAFEELLARVEALARRPRAIVSPKISVADLDVDLDAREVRRAGAAIELTPKEFLVLEYLARHAGRVLSRTLITEYAWGYHFDPGTNIVDVVINHLRKKIDAPHEKKLIHTVRGVGYVLKG